Proteins encoded in a region of the Methylobacterium radiotolerans JCM 2831 genome:
- a CDS encoding glucan biosynthesis protein translates to MITRRVLTAIGLLALAPYPGLARAAGGGPRLAPPEPMDLDRLKDLARTLRDRPYAPPPEAPASAALDALTYGPLQEIRYPPGHALFADSPYPVTFFHLGNFFRHPVKVYALEGGQAREVLYAHDLFTYPPGNPAKDVPDGAGFAGFRFQKAPAGQPGDDGDWLAFLGASYFRAAGDGAQYGASARGIAIDTAPGPGKTEEFPVFTRFYVSPASDGAVTVLALLEGRSLTGAYRFVARKEPHVVIDVACTVYMREAVERFGMAPLTSMLWYSEGMSRFLASDWRPEVHDSDGLLMQTGSGELIWRPLNNPPRLSVSAFADRSPKGFGLLQRDRAYETYIDDGFEENRPDIWVEPQGDWGRGSVQLVEIPTHQETDDNIVALWVPDDAPKAGSDRSFAYRLRWTVAEPVATDLARCVATRATKAAWLADADRRPGRANLVRQFVLEFEGAALSGLDPEKATVALTLSRGSVEEVGATWAPYGKPSPWRVFLKVYAEGPDPVEMRLQLRSGDRLLSETWAYQYYPQAPGTVL, encoded by the coding sequence TTGATCACGCGCCGCGTCCTGACCGCCATCGGGCTCCTCGCCCTCGCGCCGTATCCCGGCCTCGCCCGGGCCGCCGGCGGCGGGCCGCGCCTGGCGCCGCCCGAGCCCATGGATCTCGACCGGCTGAAGGACCTCGCCCGGACGCTGCGGGACCGCCCCTACGCGCCGCCGCCGGAGGCCCCCGCCTCGGCGGCCCTCGACGCCCTGACCTACGGGCCGCTCCAGGAGATCCGCTACCCGCCGGGCCACGCCCTGTTCGCCGACAGCCCCTACCCGGTGACCTTCTTCCACCTCGGCAACTTCTTCCGTCACCCCGTGAAGGTCTATGCCCTGGAGGGCGGGCAGGCCCGCGAGGTGCTGTACGCCCACGACCTCTTCACCTACCCGCCCGGCAATCCGGCCAAGGACGTCCCGGACGGGGCGGGCTTCGCGGGATTCCGGTTCCAGAAGGCGCCCGCGGGCCAGCCGGGCGACGACGGCGACTGGCTGGCCTTCCTGGGCGCGTCCTACTTCCGCGCCGCCGGGGACGGTGCCCAGTACGGCGCCTCGGCCCGGGGCATCGCGATCGACACGGCGCCCGGGCCCGGGAAGACCGAGGAGTTCCCGGTCTTCACCCGCTTCTACGTCAGCCCGGCCTCGGACGGCGCCGTGACCGTGCTGGCGCTCCTCGAGGGCCGGAGCCTGACCGGCGCCTACCGGTTCGTCGCCCGGAAGGAGCCGCACGTCGTCATCGACGTCGCCTGCACGGTCTACATGCGCGAGGCGGTGGAGCGGTTCGGCATGGCGCCCCTGACCTCGATGCTCTGGTACTCGGAGGGCATGAGCCGCTTCCTCGCGAGCGACTGGCGTCCCGAGGTGCACGATTCCGACGGCCTGCTGATGCAGACCGGGTCCGGCGAGCTGATCTGGCGGCCGCTCAACAACCCGCCCCGCCTCAGCGTCAGCGCCTTCGCGGACCGGTCGCCGAAGGGGTTCGGCCTGCTCCAGCGCGACCGCGCGTACGAGACCTACATCGACGACGGCTTCGAGGAGAACCGGCCCGACATCTGGGTCGAGCCGCAGGGCGACTGGGGCCGCGGCAGCGTCCAGCTCGTCGAGATCCCGACCCACCAGGAGACCGACGACAACATCGTCGCCCTCTGGGTGCCGGACGACGCGCCGAAGGCCGGGTCCGACCGCAGCTTCGCCTACCGGCTGCGCTGGACCGTCGCGGAGCCGGTCGCCACCGATCTCGCCCGGTGCGTCGCGACCCGGGCCACCAAGGCCGCGTGGCTCGCGGATGCGGACCGGCGGCCGGGTCGCGCCAACCTCGTGCGGCAATTCGTCCTGGAATTCGAGGGCGCGGCCCTGTCGGGCCTCGATCCCGAGAAGGCGACGGTCGCGCTCACCCTGTCGCGCGGCAGCGTCGAGGAGGTCGGCGCCACCTGGGCGCCCTACGGCAAGCCGAGCCCCTGGCGGGTCTTCCTCAAGGTCTACGCCGAGGGA
- a CDS encoding SCO family protein → MAPSPLALIASAALIAVVATGTGAIVLQQGSRFSHPRKVGGPFTMADLDGRPVTEADLRGKPSVLFFGFTHCPDVCPTTLATLSAALGRMGRDADRLNVVFVTLDPERDTPDALREYLASFDPRIRGLVGTPQQVARMADAYHVAYKRVPTKDGDYTMEHSATVALFDRTGRMVGEIGYGEDEASTFAKLITLALPGQCPPGGGANLWTTDGSTGSCGPRS, encoded by the coding sequence ATGGCACCGAGCCCTCTCGCCCTCATCGCCTCCGCCGCCCTCATCGCCGTGGTCGCCACCGGCACCGGGGCGATCGTCCTCCAGCAGGGCTCGCGGTTCAGCCATCCCCGGAAGGTCGGCGGGCCGTTCACGATGGCGGATCTCGACGGCCGCCCGGTGACCGAGGCCGATCTCCGCGGCAAGCCGTCCGTCCTGTTCTTCGGCTTCACCCACTGCCCGGATGTCTGCCCGACGACGCTCGCGACCCTGTCGGCCGCCCTCGGCCGGATGGGCCGCGACGCGGACCGCCTCAACGTCGTCTTCGTCACCCTCGACCCGGAGCGCGACACGCCCGACGCCCTGCGGGAGTACCTGGCCTCGTTCGATCCGCGGATCCGCGGCCTCGTCGGCACGCCGCAGCAGGTCGCCCGCATGGCCGACGCCTACCACGTCGCCTACAAGCGCGTGCCGACCAAGGACGGCGACTACACGATGGAGCATTCCGCCACCGTGGCGCTGTTCGACAGGACCGGGCGCATGGTCGGGGAGATCGGCTACGGCGAGGACGAGGCCAGCACCTTCGCGAAGCTGATCACCCTGGCGCTGCCGGGGCAGTGCCCGCCGGGAGGCGGTGCCAACCTCTGGACGACCGACGGCAGCACCGGCAGCTGCGGTCCGCGGAGCTGA
- a CDS encoding MBL fold metallo-hydrolase, producing the protein MAQQIPVDPQARADDPRRDAERDDATHAIADDVAYQRHVLVNVVFVGAPGAGDRGWVLIDAGVMGAKRGIQAAARARFGAGARPAAIVLTHGHFDHVGVLEDLAEEWDVPVYAHVLERPYLDGSAAYPTPDPSVGGGLLGRLSPLFPTRPVDVSGRLHRLPEDGSVPPLPGWRWIHTPGHAPGHVSLWRESDRTLIAGDAFITTAQESAYAVATQAPELHGPPMYLTIDWPAARASVRALAALAPERVITGHGRPLQGPEMRRALDALAEDFDRVAVPETGRFVEHPLGAADGSAYRAPR; encoded by the coding sequence ATGGCCCAGCAGATCCCCGTCGACCCGCAGGCCCGGGCCGACGATCCCCGCCGCGACGCCGAGCGGGACGACGCGACCCACGCCATCGCCGACGACGTCGCCTACCAGCGCCACGTCCTGGTCAACGTCGTGTTCGTGGGGGCCCCCGGCGCGGGCGACCGGGGCTGGGTCCTGATCGATGCCGGCGTGATGGGCGCCAAGCGCGGGATCCAGGCCGCCGCCCGGGCCCGCTTCGGCGCAGGGGCCCGGCCGGCCGCGATCGTCCTGACCCACGGCCATTTCGACCATGTCGGCGTCCTGGAAGACCTCGCGGAGGAATGGGATGTCCCGGTCTACGCGCACGTCCTGGAGCGGCCCTATCTCGACGGCAGCGCCGCCTACCCGACGCCGGATCCGAGCGTCGGCGGCGGCCTCCTGGGCCGCCTGTCGCCGCTGTTCCCCACCCGCCCCGTCGACGTGTCCGGGCGGCTGCACCGCCTGCCGGAGGACGGTTCGGTGCCGCCCCTGCCCGGCTGGCGCTGGATCCACACGCCGGGCCACGCGCCCGGCCACGTCTCGCTCTGGCGCGAGTCCGACCGGACGCTGATCGCGGGCGACGCCTTCATCACCACGGCGCAGGAATCCGCCTACGCGGTCGCCACGCAGGCGCCGGAACTGCACGGGCCGCCGATGTACCTGACGATCGACTGGCCGGCGGCGCGCGCGTCGGTGCGGGCGCTCGCAGCGCTCGCCCCGGAGCGGGTCATCACCGGGCACGGCCGGCCGCTGCAGGGGCCCGAGATGCGCCGCGCCCTCGACGCCCTGGCGGAGGATTTCGACCGGGTCGCGGTCCCGGAGACGGGCCGGTTCGTGGAGCACCCGCTCGGGGCCGCCGACGGCTCCGCCTACCGGGCGCCGCGCTGA
- a CDS encoding putative bifunctional diguanylate cyclase/phosphodiesterase, whose amino-acid sequence MFRADAGNRVLTMPIETSKAWGRGELYETLCLLVIGVGIWFVGVTLGTFAYLNTLVATYNLTDLLLLAACMGVAQWGASIRKSIILRRLMLERAAAAAQAEAIARHDGLTGLANRRRFIDAVERAHASGAGDAAVLLIDLDRFKPVNDLYGHAAGNAVLCAVAERLQQLVPSGGLAARLGGDEFAMLVPLRYESEALRRLAQAVIGRIAEPVTWSQNDLKVGATVGVAAVSAEHGDADAILHAADLAMYQGKKDGRGNFRFFRSAMDAELRARARMETELRGAIETGAIEPFYQPVVSLPEREIVGVEVLARWRHPSRGLVGPSEFIPVAEETGMIADLSYTLIRRACLDARAWPPHLILAVNIAPQQFQDAWLAQRILGILTETGFPPQRLEVEITESALIQDLEATRTTLLSLRELGVRIALDDFGTGYSSLYHLRELKFDKLKIDRSYVDAITMSDERAKLVDAIIKLGASLGLSTTAEGIETDASLDWLSDQGCHFGQGYLFGHAMPKAEMDDVLAAARSPAPFPDLARAS is encoded by the coding sequence ATGTTTCGCGCTGACGCTGGAAACCGGGTCCTGACCATGCCGATCGAGACGTCGAAAGCTTGGGGCCGCGGCGAGCTGTACGAGACCCTGTGCCTGCTCGTGATCGGCGTCGGGATCTGGTTCGTCGGCGTCACGCTGGGGACCTTCGCGTATCTCAACACCCTGGTCGCCACCTACAACCTCACGGATCTCCTCCTGCTCGCCGCCTGCATGGGCGTGGCGCAGTGGGGCGCCAGCATCCGCAAGTCGATCATCCTCCGGCGGCTCATGCTCGAGCGCGCCGCCGCGGCGGCGCAGGCCGAGGCGATCGCCCGGCACGACGGGCTGACCGGTCTCGCGAACCGCCGCCGCTTCATCGACGCCGTGGAGCGGGCGCACGCGTCGGGCGCCGGGGACGCGGCGGTGCTGCTCATCGACCTCGACCGGTTCAAGCCGGTCAACGACCTCTACGGCCACGCGGCCGGGAACGCGGTCCTGTGCGCCGTGGCCGAGCGCCTCCAGCAGCTCGTGCCGTCGGGCGGCCTGGCGGCCCGGCTGGGCGGCGACGAGTTCGCCATGCTGGTCCCGCTCCGCTACGAGAGCGAGGCGCTGAGGCGTCTCGCCCAGGCGGTCATCGGGCGCATCGCCGAGCCGGTGACGTGGAGCCAGAACGACCTCAAGGTCGGCGCGACGGTCGGCGTCGCCGCGGTGTCGGCCGAGCACGGGGACGCCGACGCGATCCTGCACGCGGCCGACCTCGCCATGTACCAGGGCAAGAAGGACGGGCGCGGCAATTTCCGGTTCTTCCGCAGCGCCATGGACGCGGAGCTGCGCGCCCGCGCCCGCATGGAGACGGAACTCCGCGGCGCCATCGAGACGGGCGCGATCGAGCCCTTCTACCAGCCGGTGGTGTCGCTCCCCGAGCGGGAGATCGTCGGCGTCGAGGTGCTGGCGCGCTGGCGCCACCCGTCGCGCGGGCTGGTCGGACCGAGCGAGTTCATCCCGGTGGCCGAGGAGACCGGGATGATCGCGGATCTCAGCTACACGTTGATCCGCCGCGCGTGCCTGGATGCCCGCGCCTGGCCGCCCCACCTGATCCTGGCGGTGAACATCGCCCCGCAGCAGTTCCAGGACGCGTGGCTCGCCCAGCGCATCCTGGGGATCCTGACCGAGACCGGCTTCCCGCCGCAGCGCCTGGAGGTCGAGATCACCGAGAGTGCTCTGATCCAGGACCTGGAGGCGACACGGACGACCCTGCTGTCCCTGCGCGAACTCGGCGTGCGCATCGCGCTGGACGATTTCGGTACCGGCTATTCCAGCCTGTACCACCTGCGCGAACTCAAGTTCGACAAGCTGAAGATCGACCGCAGCTACGTGGACGCCATCACGATGAGCGACGAGCGGGCGAAGCTGGTCGACGCCATCATCAAGCTCGGGGCGAGCCTCGGCCTCTCCACCACCGCCGAGGGGATCGAGACCGACGCCAGCCTCGACTGGCTGTCCGACCAGGGCTGCCATTTCGGCCAGGGCTACCTGTTCGGCCACGCCATGCCGAAGGCCGAGATGGACGACGTGCTCGCCGCCGCGCGATCCCCGGCCCCGTTCCCGGATCTGGCGCGGGCCTCGTGA
- a CDS encoding helix-turn-helix domain-containing protein: protein MSSSPKPKSATETDRTIGGRIAALRVAQGLSQTDLGQAIGVSFQQVQKYEKGRNRIGAGRLQAIADLLKVPVDTFFADPRDTGGGRVGPAALFEDPKVMELVLAFTSITDETTRGGILSIVKAAAALQESRAGAQRPNAVNEA from the coding sequence ATGTCGTCCTCCCCGAAGCCCAAGTCCGCCACCGAGACCGATCGCACGATCGGCGGCCGTATCGCGGCGCTGCGCGTGGCACAGGGCCTGAGCCAGACCGACCTCGGTCAGGCCATCGGCGTCAGCTTCCAGCAGGTTCAGAAGTACGAGAAGGGGCGCAACCGCATCGGCGCCGGGCGGCTTCAGGCCATCGCCGACCTGCTGAAGGTGCCGGTGGACACCTTCTTCGCCGATCCGCGGGACACCGGCGGCGGACGCGTCGGGCCCGCAGCCCTGTTCGAGGATCCGAAGGTCATGGAACTCGTTCTGGCCTTCACCAGCATCACCGACGAGACGACCCGCGGCGGGATCCTGTCGATCGTCAAGGCGGCCGCCGCCCTCCAGGAGAGCCGCGCAGGCGCGCAACGTCCGAACGCCGTCAACGAGGCGTGA
- a CDS encoding cupredoxin domain-containing protein, whose amino-acid sequence MMSESGFRLGAARPAWRMAAAVAAGLGVGSLTGSLADGARAAEAMPSVDLTMTTENGAATCAPAELRLPAESDVSIRVQNKSTSQIVLTAPQIFENKNVLHHDGDVVHVASNDGYTVKQNGQGEIRVRTIAAGQYPYGCTSVNDRSQPFRGTLTLSPAAR is encoded by the coding sequence ATGATGTCTGAATCCGGTTTCCGGCTCGGGGCCGCACGTCCGGCTTGGCGCATGGCGGCGGCCGTCGCGGCCGGGTTGGGCGTCGGCTCGCTGACCGGCTCTCTCGCCGATGGCGCCCGTGCGGCCGAGGCGATGCCCTCCGTCGACCTGACGATGACCACGGAGAACGGAGCCGCGACATGCGCGCCCGCCGAGCTGCGTCTGCCCGCCGAGTCGGATGTCAGCATCCGGGTGCAGAACAAGTCCACGAGTCAGATCGTCCTGACCGCGCCCCAGATCTTCGAGAACAAGAACGTGCTCCACCACGACGGCGACGTCGTGCACGTGGCCAGCAACGACGGCTACACGGTCAAGCAGAACGGCCAGGGCGAGATCCGCGTGCGGACGATCGCGGCCGGCCAGTATCCCTACGGCTGCACGAGCGTGAACGACAGGTCCCAGCCATTCCGCGGAACCCTGACCCTCAGCCCGGCGGCGCGCTAG
- a CDS encoding M20 family metallopeptidase: MKLQGRRLDMRALETAVGNGTKFHVEAPMPLNAVDLAKQLIRFRSINPPGEEKECSEFIARLLTGYGFDVVSYEFARDRPTLVARMPGTANGKPLCFTGHIDVVPLGSNEWQFPPFDGIVQDGRLYGRGASDMKAGVAAFVAAACNLIEDGRSFHRGITLVITAGEETGCEGAFHVAREKGLGPAELLIVAEPTSNAALFAHKGSLRVVVTARGRTAHSSMPHEGENAISKVAEWIRRLEGYDFGARHPLLGSATACVTTVRGGENINSVPDCAEFTVDIRTLPDQRHAALVAELGRLFGSEAEIRIVTSFPGFATEPDDPSAAPLLALLRERTGAAAEPAGAPYFTDASALVPAFDGVATLIVGPGEAAQCHKTDEYCLVERIEEAQAIYRDLMLRMCCGRAE, encoded by the coding sequence ATGAAGCTGCAGGGTCGTCGTCTTGACATGCGTGCCCTGGAGACCGCCGTCGGCAACGGCACGAAATTTCACGTGGAAGCACCGATGCCCCTCAACGCTGTCGACCTCGCGAAGCAGCTCATCCGGTTCCGGTCGATCAATCCTCCGGGTGAGGAGAAGGAATGTTCCGAGTTCATCGCTCGCCTGCTGACCGGATACGGGTTCGATGTCGTCAGCTACGAATTCGCCAGGGATCGGCCAACGCTGGTCGCGCGCATGCCTGGGACGGCCAACGGCAAGCCGCTCTGCTTCACTGGGCACATAGACGTCGTGCCACTCGGGTCGAACGAGTGGCAATTCCCTCCCTTCGACGGGATCGTGCAGGATGGCCGGCTGTACGGCCGCGGCGCCAGCGACATGAAGGCGGGCGTGGCCGCGTTCGTGGCGGCTGCGTGCAACTTGATCGAGGACGGGCGCAGCTTTCACCGCGGTATCACGCTCGTGATCACCGCCGGAGAGGAGACCGGATGCGAGGGCGCATTCCACGTCGCCCGCGAGAAGGGTCTCGGGCCCGCCGAACTCCTGATCGTGGCAGAGCCGACGTCGAATGCCGCCCTCTTCGCCCATAAGGGCTCTCTCCGCGTCGTCGTGACCGCGCGCGGGCGGACGGCGCATTCCTCGATGCCGCACGAGGGCGAGAACGCGATCAGCAAGGTCGCGGAGTGGATCCGGAGGCTCGAAGGCTACGATTTCGGCGCCCGTCATCCACTGCTGGGCAGCGCCACGGCCTGCGTCACCACCGTCCGCGGTGGAGAGAATATCAACTCCGTCCCTGACTGCGCCGAGTTCACCGTGGATATCCGGACCCTCCCGGATCAGAGACACGCGGCGCTCGTCGCCGAACTCGGCCGCCTCTTCGGATCCGAGGCCGAGATCCGGATCGTCACGAGCTTCCCGGGCTTCGCGACCGAGCCGGACGATCCGTCCGCTGCCCCGCTCCTGGCGCTGCTGCGAGAGCGGACGGGGGCAGCGGCGGAACCGGCCGGGGCACCCTACTTCACCGATGCGTCGGCTCTCGTGCCGGCTTTTGACGGTGTCGCCACGCTGATCGTCGGCCCCGGCGAGGCGGCGCAGTGCCACAAGACTGATGAGTATTGCCTCGTGGAACGGATCGAGGAGGCGCAGGCCATCTACAGAGACTTGATGCTCCGCATGTGCTGCGGCCGCGCCGAGTGA
- a CDS encoding Crp/Fnr family transcriptional regulator produces MPSALDRQVTSALIRKLESITALSEVEREAIQSLPVRTQVFGAHQDIVRDGDTSSQCCLILDGWACRYKLLNQGKRQILSFHVPGDIPDLQGLHLPSMDHSLATMKHTTVAFISHESLRALTARLPDLAALLWRDTLIDAAIFRAWMTGLGRRSADERIAHLFCEMYLKLQAVGLAGDYRCPMPITQMDLADALGLTPVHINRVLMGLRSRALITLRSRTLVIEAWEELMEVAEFDPRYLHLDRRAA; encoded by the coding sequence ATGCCGTCAGCCCTCGATAGGCAAGTGACATCAGCTCTCATTCGCAAGTTGGAAAGCATCACCGCCCTCTCCGAGGTCGAGCGTGAGGCCATCCAGAGCTTGCCCGTGAGGACGCAGGTCTTCGGCGCGCACCAGGACATCGTGCGCGACGGCGACACGTCCTCGCAATGCTGCCTGATCCTCGACGGCTGGGCCTGCCGCTACAAGCTGCTCAACCAGGGCAAGCGGCAGATCCTGTCGTTCCACGTTCCGGGCGATATCCCGGATCTGCAGGGCTTGCACCTGCCGAGCATGGATCACAGCCTCGCCACGATGAAGCACACGACCGTCGCTTTCATCTCGCATGAGAGCCTGCGCGCTCTGACCGCACGCTTGCCCGATCTCGCCGCGCTCCTGTGGCGCGATACCTTGATCGACGCGGCGATCTTCCGCGCCTGGATGACCGGCTTGGGCCGCCGTTCGGCCGACGAGCGGATCGCACACCTGTTCTGCGAGATGTACCTGAAGCTCCAGGCTGTGGGGCTCGCCGGCGATTACCGCTGCCCGATGCCGATCACGCAGATGGACCTGGCGGATGCGCTGGGTCTCACGCCCGTCCACATCAACCGCGTGCTCATGGGTTTGCGCAGCCGAGCCCTGATCACGCTCCGCAGCCGCACGCTGGTGATCGAGGCGTGGGAGGAATTGATGGAGGTTGCTGAGTTCGACCCCCGGTACCTGCATCTGGACAGGCGCGCTGCGTGA
- a CDS encoding glycosyltransferase family 4 protein produces the protein MTDRPIAFDLTRLVTRLRHASPSGIDRVDLAYARAYLGRAETGVGVVATAFGPRILDRAQALEIVEAVAAGWVEDRDAGSDPVYRRLASRCGDPAAPPSPLAAPRTGSAERRRIQARKTVDIALRGRSVAVLPQDALYLHTSHLRLDDPRRFDWLYTRRDVRAAFFVHDLIPITHPEYGRSGEADRHRARLRTIGRHASAILVNSEDTGRRTLAHLAAEGFGRPPVAVGHLGVEPAFGRDGPRFTPDRPTFLVCGTIESRKNHLLLFQIWRLLAERHGNAAPRLVVVGRRGWEAESAIDMLERCPGVRAHVIEASGLSTHGLAALMRSCTALLMPSFTEGYGIPVVEAAASGLPVVASDIAVHREIADSFALFRDPLDGPGWIEAIEALARPGAPLRSELAGRLDGYRPPDWPAHFAAVAPTLAAL, from the coding sequence ATGACGGACCGACCGATCGCCTTCGATCTCACGCGCCTCGTCACGCGGCTGCGCCACGCGAGCCCGTCGGGCATCGACCGCGTCGACCTCGCCTACGCGCGCGCCTATCTCGGCCGGGCGGAGACGGGCGTCGGCGTCGTCGCCACGGCGTTCGGACCGCGCATCCTCGATCGCGCGCAGGCGCTGGAGATCGTCGAGGCGGTGGCGGCCGGCTGGGTCGAGGACCGGGACGCCGGGTCGGACCCGGTCTACCGGCGGCTCGCGTCCCGGTGCGGCGATCCCGCCGCCCCGCCGTCGCCGCTCGCCGCGCCGCGGACCGGGTCCGCCGAGAGGCGCCGGATCCAGGCGCGCAAGACCGTCGACATCGCGCTGCGCGGCCGGTCGGTCGCCGTCCTGCCCCAGGACGCGCTCTACCTGCACACCTCGCACCTGCGCCTCGACGACCCGCGGCGGTTCGACTGGCTCTATACCCGCCGGGACGTCCGGGCGGCGTTCTTCGTCCACGACCTCATCCCGATCACCCATCCGGAATACGGCCGGTCCGGCGAGGCCGACCGCCACCGGGCGCGCCTGCGCACGATCGGGCGGCACGCCTCCGCCATCCTGGTGAATTCGGAGGATACCGGCCGGCGCACCCTCGCGCACCTCGCCGCCGAGGGGTTCGGAAGGCCGCCGGTGGCCGTGGGCCATCTCGGCGTCGAGCCTGCCTTCGGGCGCGACGGACCCCGGTTCACGCCCGACCGGCCGACCTTCCTGGTCTGCGGCACCATCGAGTCGCGCAAGAACCATCTGCTGCTGTTCCAGATCTGGCGGCTCCTCGCCGAGCGCCACGGGAATGCCGCGCCCCGGCTCGTCGTGGTCGGTCGCCGGGGCTGGGAGGCGGAGAGCGCCATCGACATGCTGGAGCGCTGCCCCGGCGTGCGCGCCCACGTCATCGAGGCCTCGGGATTGTCCACGCACGGTCTGGCGGCGCTCATGCGCAGCTGCACCGCCCTGCTGATGCCGTCTTTCACCGAAGGGTACGGCATTCCCGTCGTCGAGGCCGCGGCCTCCGGGCTGCCGGTCGTCGCCTCCGACATCGCGGTCCATCGCGAGATCGCCGACAGCTTCGCGCTGTTCCGCGATCCCCTGGACGGTCCGGGCTGGATCGAGGCGATCGAGGCGCTCGCGCGGCCCGGCGCGCCCCTCCGGTCCGAGCTGGCCGGTCGTCTCGACGGGTATCGGCCGCCGGACTGGCCCGCGCATTTCGCCGCCGTGGCGCCGACCCTCGCGGCGCTCTGA
- a CDS encoding rhodanese-like domain-containing protein — translation MRVVDLDRETVKRGLDDGSMLIIDVREPHEYAAGHIPGAVSHPLSSFDPRAVAALVAEDGRRAVFSCAAGVRSVHALMAAQNAGLDLAEHYKGGFKDWYSAGETVD, via the coding sequence ATGCGGGTGGTCGACCTCGATCGCGAGACGGTCAAGCGCGGGCTCGATGACGGCTCGATGCTGATCATCGATGTCCGTGAACCGCATGAATACGCGGCCGGGCACATCCCGGGCGCCGTCTCGCACCCGCTCTCGAGCTTCGATCCGCGGGCGGTCGCGGCCCTCGTGGCGGAGGACGGCCGGCGGGCGGTCTTCTCGTGCGCCGCGGGCGTCCGCTCCGTCCACGCGCTGATGGCCGCGCAGAACGCCGGGCTCGACCTCGCCGAACATTACAAGGGCGGCTTCAAGGACTGGTACAGCGCTGGCGAGACCGTCGACTGA
- a CDS encoding efflux RND transporter periplasmic adaptor subunit, whose translation MRSRLPSLLTVLSGLIAGLAAGPLATPARAQAPGGPPPKVTVAKPVVRQIVEQDQYTGRFDAIEYVEVRARVTGYLEKINFVDGQTVKKGDVLFVIDRRPYKAALEQAQAALASAKARQSFSQTDLERAQTLSRSGNISEQVTDQRRQASQTAQADVDSAQAALNNAQLNYDFSEVKAPINGRISRRLVTEGNIVSADQTMLTTIVSLDPIYFSYTVDEKSFLKYQNSLGIGMGQTQQGKGVPILIALSGEAKPTRKGTLDFVDNRVDNATGTILLRATVPNPDMFIKPGLFGIVSMPATKPFQGILLPDEAVSANQDKRIVYIVGPENVIQQKDVVLGPKVDGYRVIQSGLKGDETVVVNGLSRVRPGAKVTPETIELPPSKT comes from the coding sequence ATGCGCAGCCGGCTTCCCAGCCTTCTCACCGTCTTGTCAGGCCTGATCGCGGGTCTCGCGGCAGGGCCCCTCGCGACCCCCGCCCGCGCGCAGGCGCCGGGCGGCCCGCCGCCCAAGGTCACCGTGGCCAAGCCCGTGGTGCGCCAGATCGTCGAGCAGGATCAGTATACCGGCCGCTTCGACGCGATCGAGTACGTGGAGGTCCGCGCCCGGGTCACCGGCTACCTCGAGAAGATCAACTTCGTCGACGGCCAGACGGTGAAGAAGGGCGACGTCCTGTTCGTGATCGACCGGCGCCCCTACAAGGCGGCGCTGGAGCAGGCCCAGGCGGCCCTGGCCTCCGCCAAGGCGCGCCAGTCCTTCTCGCAGACGGACCTGGAGCGCGCGCAGACCCTGTCCCGGAGCGGCAACATCTCCGAGCAGGTCACCGACCAGCGGCGGCAGGCCTCGCAGACCGCCCAGGCCGACGTCGACAGCGCCCAAGCCGCCCTCAACAACGCCCAGCTGAACTACGATTTCAGCGAGGTGAAGGCGCCGATCAACGGCCGCATCAGCCGCCGCCTGGTGACCGAGGGCAACATCGTCAGCGCCGACCAGACCATGCTGACGACGATCGTGTCCCTCGACCCGATCTATTTCAGCTACACGGTCGATGAGAAGTCGTTCCTCAAGTACCAGAACAGCCTCGGCATCGGCATGGGCCAGACCCAGCAGGGCAAGGGCGTGCCGATCCTGATCGCGCTGTCCGGGGAGGCGAAGCCGACCCGCAAGGGCACCCTCGACTTCGTCGACAACCGCGTCGACAACGCCACCGGCACGATCCTGCTGCGCGCGACCGTCCCGAACCCCGACATGTTCATCAAGCCCGGCCTGTTCGGCATCGTCTCGATGCCGGCGACCAAGCCGTTCCAGGGCATCCTGCTGCCCGACGAGGCGGTGTCCGCCAACCAGGACAAGCGCATCGTCTACATCGTCGGACCCGAGAACGTGATCCAGCAGAAGGACGTCGTGCTCGGGCCGAAGGTCGACGGCTACCGGGTGATCCAGTCGGGGCTGAAGGGCGACGAGACCGTGGTGGTCAACGGCCTGTCCCGCGTCCGTCCGGGCGCGAAGGTCACCCCCGAGACGATCGAGCTGCCGCCGAGCAAGACCTGA